The bacterium genomic sequence CCACGAACTGACGTCCGCCTGCGGAATACGTCATGGGTGTGGCCTGTGGACCGAAGGGCAGGCGCGTGTTCCAGATCTCTTCACCGGTCTCCGCGTCGAAGGCGCGGAAAGCCTTTTCCAGGGCCGCGCCGATGAAGATCAATCCGCCGCCGGTCACCAGTGGTCCACCCAGGTTTGGTACACCGAGCTTCCACGGAAGCGGTACGGGGGACAGATCGCGCACGGTTCCGAGTGGCACCTGCCACTCGATCTCTCCGTTCACCAGGTCGACGGCCGCCAGTTCTCCCCAGGGCGGCGCACTACAGGGCAGGCCGAGTGGCGACATGAGCAACGAGCGCTTCAACACATAGGGTGTGCCGCGCATTGGCGCGAACTCGGCGTACTCGTCGCGGCCCTCCTCCTTCAGGTCGACCGCCTCGTTACGCGGTATCAGCGCGACCATCCAGGGGAGGTTCTGGGTGTTGGCGATCAGGCGTTGGTTTGCCTCGTCGACCGCAACACCTCCCCAGTTCGAACCACCGGCATTGCCCGGAACCACGAGCGTACCTTCGATCGTCGGCGGTGTGTAGATCCCTTCGAAGCGCAGTTGCTCGATGCTCGTCCGGCAGGAAGCGCGATCGAAAGGTGTGACGCCCCAGGCTTCGTCAGCCGTCAGTGAGTGAGGAACCAGCGGTGGTGGTTTGATCGGAAACGGTTGGGTTGGTGAGAGACGCTCATCCGGGACCCCGATCTGGGGTACCGGCCGTTCCTCGATCGGGAAGAGCGATTCGCCGGTTTCGCGGTTCAGGATGAACAGAAGCCCCATCTTCGTAGCCTGAACGAGCGCGGGAATCTCTCGACCATTGCGTCGCAGGTTGAACAGGGTCGGTTGCGCGGGCAAGTCGAAATCCCATAGGTCGCGGTGCACGGTCTGAAAGCTCCAGGCCGGCTTGCCGCTGTCTAGGTCGAGCGCGACCACCGAACTGCCGTAGTGGTCCAGGTTCGACTCGCCGCGAAAATAGTCCGGTGCGGGATTACCAGTGGGCACGAACACCAGATTGAGATCCAGATCGACGGCCATCGGCGCCCAGATGTTCGGTGTGGCCAGTGCGTAGCCCTCGTCGCTTGTATTGGTCTCGGTCGGAACGAAATCCGGTGGACGCAGATCCCAGGCCCAACGCAGTGCGCCACTGCGCGCGTCGTAAGCACGTACGACCCCACTGGGGGCGTTATTGCGCGTGTTGTCGGAGATCGCGGAGCCGACGACCACGACGTCGTGCCCGAGAGCAGGCGGCGAAGTCATCTGGTACTCCCCACGCCACTCCTGTTCGCCCACGCCGGGGTTGAGATCGATGATTCCACCATCTCCGAAATCCCTGCACAGCTCGCCATTCCGGCCGTCGATCGCGATCAGGCGCGCATCGTTGGTTGCGGTGAAGATCGTGCGCTTGCACTCGGAGGTCGCGCTCCGTTTCGAGTCCAACCACGGTGAGACACCGCGGCAGACCAGTTGATTTCCGTACTTGCCGTTCAGGTCGATCTTGGGGTCGAAACTCCAGCGCTCTTCTCCGGTTTCGGGATTGAGCGCAATCACCCGGTTGTAGGGCGTGCACAGGATCAGAGATCCGTCGACCAGAACCGGCGTGACTTCGGCGGCCAGATTCGAATCGTGTGCGCCGTAGGTATCCGGAAGGTCTCCGGTTCGAAACTCCCACGCCTCCTCGAGACAGCCGACGTTGGCGGTCCCGATCTGTGCAACCGGAGAGAAGTGCGTTCCCCCAACATCGTTGCCGTACGAGACCCACTCGGTGTCATCTCCACGGCGCTGCCAACTGCAGTCGGCTGGAGTGTCTGTGCATGCGAAGCAGAGAGCAGATCCGATCAAGGCCAGCCAGACAGCGGGTGTTCTATTCGATCGAATCATCTTCGCCATCCTATCCGCGCGGTGGCAGGCCGTGAACCATCGTCAGGAAGTTCAGTGTCGTTCCCGCTCGCCTGTGCTCCGACAGCGCCTGGTACTCGGGGTCTTCGTACCAGGAGTGCGCGGCCTGTTCCGAGGGGAAGCTGAAGATCACCAATCGTCCGCTAGGCGGTGCGACGCCTTCGAGTGTCTCGATCTTGTCGTCGAAGGTAAAGAACTCGCCCCCGTGCTTCTTCAAGATGGAAAAGAAACCCATTTCGTACTGGCGGTAGCGATCCGGATCGGTGATATCGAGATTCGCAATCATGTAGACGGGAACATCGGCCAAGGGGA encodes the following:
- a CDS encoding pyrroloquinoline quinone-dependent dehydrogenase produces the protein MIRSNRTPAVWLALIGSALCFACTDTPADCSWQRRGDDTEWVSYGNDVGGTHFSPVAQIGTANVGCLEEAWEFRTGDLPDTYGAHDSNLAAEVTPVLVDGSLILCTPYNRVIALNPETGEERWSFDPKIDLNGKYGNQLVCRGVSPWLDSKRSATSECKRTIFTATNDARLIAIDGRNGELCRDFGDGGIIDLNPGVGEQEWRGEYQMTSPPALGHDVVVVGSAISDNTRNNAPSGVVRAYDARSGALRWAWDLRPPDFVPTETNTSDEGYALATPNIWAPMAVDLDLNLVFVPTGNPAPDYFRGESNLDHYGSSVVALDLDSGKPAWSFQTVHRDLWDFDLPAQPTLFNLRRNGREIPALVQATKMGLLFILNRETGESLFPIEERPVPQIGVPDERLSPTQPFPIKPPPLVPHSLTADEAWGVTPFDRASCRTSIEQLRFEGIYTPPTIEGTLVVPGNAGGSNWGGVAVDEANQRLIANTQNLPWMVALIPRNEAVDLKEEGRDEYAEFAPMRGTPYVLKRSLLMSPLGLPCSAPPWGELAAVDLVNGEIEWQVPLGTVRDLSPVPLPWKLGVPNLGGPLVTGGGLIFIGAALEKAFRAFDAETGEEIWNTRLPFGPQATPMTYSAGGRQFV
- a CDS encoding DUF1330 domain-containing protein; the protein is MADVPVYMIANLDITDPDRYRQYEMGFFSILKKHGGEFFTFDDKIETLEGVAPPSGRLVIFSFPSEQAAHSWYEDPEYQALSEHRRAGTTLNFLTMVHGLPPRG